The DNA region CCTGTTGATGTCGGCGCCCGACTCGATCGGGTTCTACAAGACCATCGGCATGCCGCAGCCGGACAACGCGTTCCACTACAAGCGCGAGCGATAGCGGCCGGCGCTATCTAATCTCGGCCTTCAGCAGCAGCGCGAGGCAATCGGCCAGCCGCTGCTCGATCTCCCTGTCGCGGAGCGACAGCGGGCCGGGATCGTTGAGGATCGCGTTGACAAGCGTGCCCAGCACGACCTGGAAGCCGAAGGCGATGGCGCGGGTCTTCGCCGCCTTGCGGCCCTTGCCCATCGCTGGGAGCAGCAGCGGGGTGGCGTGTTCGGTGGTCGCGCGCGCAAGGCTCTTGAACGTGGTCCACTTGTCCGGCCGGGTGTCGTCGTGCTGGAGGGCGGCGCGCAGCACGCCCTCGTGGGCGCGGATCCAGCCGATGACGCCCGACACGACGCGGCGGCAGAGGTCGTCGAGCGCGGCATTGCCGGCGGGACTGTCCATCCGGGCGAGATGCCGCGCGCCATCCTGCGCGGCGAGTGCGATCAGGGCGTTGAAGTAGGCTTCCTTGCTCTCGAAGCGGCTGTAGAAGGCGCCGACCGTGGCGCCGACCTTGCCGCAAAGGGCTTCGATGGATAGCTCCGCGAAACTCCTTGTCCGCAACAGCTCGGCGCCGGCTTCAAGCAGCGCCAGCGTCGTCTCGCGGCTGCGCTTCTGGCGCGAGGGGGTGACGCCGGGAAGGTCGAACTGGGCTGAAAGCCGCGGCATTTGCGCTTGCGTCTCCTGGTTTTCATAATCATAATTCGGATTATCATTTGAAGCAATCCGGCCGCACCGTGCCGGTACGGGCCGCAGGCCAACCGCGGCGAGGACAGGGAGAACGCCATGAGCGAGCATCGCCAGCCGCCGTTCGGCGGCAGCATCGGCAAGACGGTTGCGACCTCGAAGCCATGGTGGCCCGACACGCGCCAGCCGCCGGCTGGCGCGCCGAACATCCTGGTCGTGCTGTTCGACGATGTCGGCTTCTCCGATTTCGGCTGCTACGGCTCACCGATCCGGACGCCGACCATCGACCGGCTCGCCGCCGAGGGCCTGCGCTATAGCGGCTTCCACACCACCGCGATGTGCTCGACCACGCGCGCGGCGCTGCTCACCGGACGCAACCACCATTCGGTCGGCGTCGGCTGCCTCGCCAATTTCGATTCCGGCTACCCCGGCTATCGCGGCAAGATCGCGCGCGAGGCGGGGACGCTTGCCGAGATGCTGCGGCAGCACGGCTATCGCAACTACATGGTCGGCAAGTGGCACGTCACGCCGCTGACCGAGAGCGGCGCCACCGGTCCGTTCGACGGCTGGCCGCTCGGCCGCGGCTTCGACCGCTTCTACGGCTTCCTCGACGCCGAAACCGATCAATATGCGCCGGAGCTCGTATCCGACAACACCCAGATCGATCCGCCGGGGACTTACGAGAGCGGCTATCATTTGACGTCCGATCTGGTCGACCAGTCGATCCGCTTCATCGCCGATCACGTGGCCGATCGCCCCGATCTGCCGTGGCTGACCTGGCTTGCGCCCGGCGCCTGCCACGCGCCGCATCAGGCGCCCGCCGATATCATCAAGAGCTATGACGCAACCTTTACCCATGGCTGGGACGTCGAGCGCGAACAGCGGATGGCGCGGCAGAAGGCGATGGGGCTGGTGCCGGAAGCCACCAGGATGCCGGCGCGAAACGACGGCGTGAAAGCGTGGGACGCGCATTCCGCCGATGAGCAGCGCGTGTTCACGCGGTTGCAGGCGGCCTATGCCGGCATGCTCGATCACGCCGACCGGCATCTGGCGCGGCTGATCGCTTTCCTCGACACGGCCGGTATCCGCGACAACACGTTGGTCATCGTGATGTCGGACAATGGAGCGAGCCAGGAGGGCGGCCCGCTCGGCTTCGTCAACGCGATGGGGCCGTACAATTTCCGGCCCGAGCCGCTGCCGGTGAAATTGCAGCGGATCGACGACATCGGCGGGCCGGACACGCACTCCAACTTTCCGCATGGCTGGGCGATGGCCTCGAACACGCCGCTGCGGCGCTACAAGCAGAACACCCATGGCGGCGGCATCCGCGATCCCTTCGTGATGAGCTGGCCGAAGCGCATCAAGGCCAAAGGTGAACTGCGTCATCAATTCGTGCACGCCTGCGACCTGACGCCGACACTGCTCGATCTGATCGGAGTTTCAGCGCCGGCGGAGATCGCTGGCTGTCCGCAGATGCCGCTGGAAGGCGAGAGCTTTGCGCGCTCGATCGACGACGCCGCGGCGCCGTCGAAGACATCGGCGCAGTATTTCGAGATGTTCGGCCATCGCGGTCTCTGGAAGGACGGCTGGAAGGCGGTGTCGTTTCATCCCTCCGGCACGCCGTTCGAGAACGACACATGGGAGCTGTATCATCTCGATCAGGACTTCTCCGAGGTCGATGACCTCGCAGCGAAGGAACCCGAACGTCTGGAGCAGATGACAAAACAGTGGTGGCGCGAGGCCGAGGCGCACAACGTGCTGCCGCTCGACGATCGTTTCGGGCCGCGCTTTGCCGAGAACGCGGCGCGCTTTCACGGCGCGCGGACGAAGTTCACCTTTCATGCCGGCATGGGGCACGTGCCGACCGACGTCGCACCCGATGTCCGCAGCCGCAGCTACACCCTCGAGGCGCATGTCGAGATCGACGAGGGCGCGAGCGGCGTGCTGATCGCGCATGGCGACGCGACCTCGGGCTACAGCCTCTACATCAAGGACGGCTTTCTGGTGCACGATTTGAATGTCGGCGGCGGCCATGAGCTCGTCACCTCCAGCCGCAAGGTGCCTGCGGGCGCGCAGCGGCTCGGTGTGCATGTCGAACGGCTGCTGCGCAAGGAGCCGCCGGCCAAGGGCGCGCGGACCGGCGTTACCGAATACACGCTGACGATCGACGGCGAGCCGGTGGGATCGATGCAGACCCAGCTCGGCTTCCACAATTTCATCTCATGGTCCGGGCTCGACATCGGCCGCGATCGCGGCAGCCCGGTCTCGCACTACGCGGCGCCGTTCGAATTCACCGGCAGGCTGTTGCAGGTGACGGTCGTCATGCATGACGACCAGAAGCTCGATGGCGACGGCGTCGGGAATGCGCAGATGGCGCGGCAGTAGGCGACGACCGTGGCAGCGCGGCGAGTTGGCGCAGCGTAGGGTGGATTAGCGAAGCGTAATCCACCATTTCTCTCGAAGCAGGACGGCGGGTTACGCTTCGCTAACCCGCCCTACGACGTCACGACGATCGCGCCGCAAGCTACTTGATCTTGTCATACACCGTCGCGAAATCTGCGAGCGGCATCGGGATGCTGATGGTCTCCTTGCCGAGATTCTGGAACGACACCTTGAGCTGCTTGCCCGATTTCAGCTGGGTGAGGACATCGGCCGCGATCGGCGCATTGATGTAGCAGCCGCGCGCCTCGCAGGTCTGGATCGGCACGTCGACGGCCTTGCCGTCGTCGACCTGCAGCTTGGCGCCGACGGGCAGGTTCAACCCGAGCGGAAGCTGGATCAGCGCAACCGGCGCGCGGGTGTCGCCGGGAACGCGGATATTGACCAGCACGATGACCTGGCCGGTCTTGGTGAGCACGGCGGTCTGCTCCATCGCGCATTCGAGCGGCGCGTCGCGGCTCGCGCTGGTGCAGCGCGCGACCCAGCCGGTATTGTTGGGGGCGGCGGCGTCGCCTTGCG from Bradyrhizobium sp. B124 includes:
- a CDS encoding arylsulfatase; this translates as MSEHRQPPFGGSIGKTVATSKPWWPDTRQPPAGAPNILVVLFDDVGFSDFGCYGSPIRTPTIDRLAAEGLRYSGFHTTAMCSTTRAALLTGRNHHSVGVGCLANFDSGYPGYRGKIAREAGTLAEMLRQHGYRNYMVGKWHVTPLTESGATGPFDGWPLGRGFDRFYGFLDAETDQYAPELVSDNTQIDPPGTYESGYHLTSDLVDQSIRFIADHVADRPDLPWLTWLAPGACHAPHQAPADIIKSYDATFTHGWDVEREQRMARQKAMGLVPEATRMPARNDGVKAWDAHSADEQRVFTRLQAAYAGMLDHADRHLARLIAFLDTAGIRDNTLVIVMSDNGASQEGGPLGFVNAMGPYNFRPEPLPVKLQRIDDIGGPDTHSNFPHGWAMASNTPLRRYKQNTHGGGIRDPFVMSWPKRIKAKGELRHQFVHACDLTPTLLDLIGVSAPAEIAGCPQMPLEGESFARSIDDAAAPSKTSAQYFEMFGHRGLWKDGWKAVSFHPSGTPFENDTWELYHLDQDFSEVDDLAAKEPERLEQMTKQWWREAEAHNVLPLDDRFGPRFAENAARFHGARTKFTFHAGMGHVPTDVAPDVRSRSYTLEAHVEIDEGASGVLIAHGDATSGYSLYIKDGFLVHDLNVGGGHELVTSSRKVPAGAQRLGVHVERLLRKEPPAKGARTGVTEYTLTIDGEPVGSMQTQLGFHNFISWSGLDIGRDRGSPVSHYAAPFEFTGRLLQVTVVMHDDQKLDGDGVGNAQMARQ
- a CDS encoding invasion associated locus B family protein; the protein is MFGVVGLGYAQAPKAKNSPAPAPAAAPQGDAAAPNNTGWVARCTSASRDAPLECAMEQTAVLTKTGQVIVLVNIRVPGDTRAPVALIQLPLGLNLPVGAKLQVDDGKAVDVPIQTCEARGCYINAPIAADVLTQLKSGKQLKVSFQNLGKETISIPMPLADFATVYDKIK
- a CDS encoding TetR/AcrR family transcriptional regulator — protein: MPRLSAQFDLPGVTPSRQKRSRETTLALLEAGAELLRTRSFAELSIEALCGKVGATVGAFYSRFESKEAYFNALIALAAQDGARHLARMDSPAGNAALDDLCRRVVSGVIGWIRAHEGVLRAALQHDDTRPDKWTTFKSLARATTEHATPLLLPAMGKGRKAAKTRAIAFGFQVVLGTLVNAILNDPGPLSLRDREIEQRLADCLALLLKAEIR